A genomic stretch from Gammaproteobacteria bacterium includes:
- a CDS encoding rhodanese-like domain-containing protein, with translation MQKSFLFLTLFVLMGGVQAETLKGRIAEISPQAGTIVIQVEGKGREVIGTDADTRYEGAAGLNDLGPPDLIEVQRQEGGPAARIRKVLFDLPPGLAISINELLGIITDGQPHQLYDTRPHDLFATAHIPGAGSTSPEDEDFPGRLPADKDMLLVFYGRGPTFPDTAAAVEQAEAAGHTNLKGYLDGLPGWSETRLLLLSEASWLAKHRNPRHVVLDVRPRTVSSRSHIVGAVAMPLSELQAMSQRTIAGQESPRLPGLSDRGAPVIVYADDHTSREAVRAYKLLREWGYDRATVLKNGFTGWRTAGLPTVSGPAATRIVYENDLAPAPSNPRESGAAHSPPPPVRAVAGLP, from the coding sequence ATGCAGAAGTCCTTCTTGTTTCTTACCCTGTTCGTCCTGATGGGCGGCGTCCAGGCCGAGACGTTGAAGGGCCGCATCGCGGAGATATCCCCTCAGGCGGGTACCATTGTGATCCAGGTCGAGGGCAAGGGGCGGGAGGTGATCGGTACCGATGCCGACACCCGGTACGAGGGTGCCGCCGGCTTGAATGACCTCGGCCCGCCCGACCTCATCGAGGTGCAACGGCAGGAGGGCGGTCCGGCGGCGCGTATCCGCAAGGTCCTGTTCGACTTGCCTCCCGGTTTGGCGATCTCCATCAACGAACTGCTCGGCATCATCACGGATGGGCAGCCCCATCAGTTGTACGACACCCGTCCCCATGATCTCTTCGCAACGGCCCATATCCCGGGCGCCGGGTCCACCTCCCCCGAGGACGAGGACTTCCCTGGCAGGCTGCCCGCGGACAAGGATATGCTGCTGGTGTTCTATGGCCGCGGCCCCACGTTTCCCGACACCGCGGCGGCGGTGGAGCAGGCCGAGGCCGCCGGCCACACCAACCTCAAGGGCTATCTTGACGGCCTGCCGGGCTGGAGCGAGACCAGGTTGCTGCTGCTTTCGGAGGCCTCCTGGTTGGCGAAGCATCGCAACCCCCGGCACGTGGTGCTGGACGTGCGGCCCCGGACCGTGAGCAGCCGCTCCCACATCGTGGGTGCCGTGGCCATGCCCCTGTCGGAGTTGCAGGCTATGTCCCAGCGTACCATCGCCGGGCAGGAGTCGCCCCGGTTGCCGGGGCTGTCCGACAGGGGTGCGCCGGTCATCGTCTACGCCGACGACCACACGTCCCGGGAGGCCGTGCGGGCCTACAAGCTGCTGCGCGAGTGGGGCTACGACAGGGCCACCGTGTTGAAGAATGGTTTCACGGGTTGGCGGACCGCGGGTCTGCCCACGGTATCCGGCCCCGCCGCCACCCGGATCGTCTATGAGAATGACCTGGCCCCGGCGCCATCCAACCCGAGGGAATCCGGGGCTGCCCATTCACCCCCTCCGCCCGTGCGGGCCGTTGCTGGGTTACCATGA